A region of Dermochelys coriacea isolate rDerCor1 chromosome 1, rDerCor1.pri.v4, whole genome shotgun sequence DNA encodes the following proteins:
- the LOC119858437 gene encoding LOW QUALITY PROTEIN: small nuclear ribonucleoprotein F-like (The sequence of the model RefSeq protein was modified relative to this genomic sequence to represent the inferred CDS: inserted 1 base in 1 codon): MSLPLNPQPFLNGLTGKPVXKLKWGMEYKGYLVSVNSYMNVQLANTEEYIDGALSGHLGEVLVRCNNVLYIGGGGGEEDGEMRE, encoded by the exons ATGAGCTTGCCCCTAAACCCCCAGCCCTTCCTGAACGGGCTGACAGGGAAGCCGG ATAAGCTGAAGTGGGGGATGGAGTACAAGGGCTACCTGGTGTCTGTCAACAGCTATATGAACGTGCAGCttgcaaacacagaagaataCATAGATGGTGCATTGTCAGGCCATCTTGGTGAAGTTTTGGTAAGATGTAACAATGTCCTGTAcatcggaggaggaggaggagaagaagatgGAGAAATGAGAGAATAA